One segment of Comamonas thiooxydans DNA contains the following:
- the egtB gene encoding ergothioneine biosynthesis protein EgtB, with product MPMPETMARSFSMAPAARDWIVLAQQFERVRACTQKLAAPLSAEDACVQSMPDASPAKWHLAHTSWFFETFVLAVHQQGHQVFDASYRMLFNSYYQQVGARHPRAQRGLLTRPALTQVMAYRAAVDEQMLALMAAMKERALATQQAVAQLITLGMQHEQQHQELMLTDIKHLLSCHPLWPAYASDGVAEENSVQAYADLTWLPLEAGIYSIGHGGGSFAFDNEMPRHSVYVQAAQIASRPVNNGEFLRFVLDGGYSQPQWWLAEGWDWCQAQQLGHPWYWRQAEDGAGDTGWQEFSLYGVTALHALRPACHISYFEADAYARWDGARLPTEMEWEVAMGAHDWPVSSSVGHASLHPEVSGAHHGVATGQVWEWTHSSYAAYPGFRVAEGAVGEYNGKFMVNQYVLRGGSCLTPAGHARLTYRNFFPATARWQMTGLRLARDV from the coding sequence ATGCCCATGCCTGAAACCATGGCGCGGTCATTTTCCATGGCACCTGCTGCCAGGGACTGGATAGTGCTGGCGCAGCAGTTCGAGCGGGTGAGGGCCTGCACACAAAAGCTGGCTGCACCCTTGTCTGCAGAAGACGCCTGCGTGCAATCCATGCCGGACGCCAGTCCTGCCAAATGGCATCTGGCCCATACCAGCTGGTTCTTCGAAACCTTTGTACTGGCCGTGCATCAGCAAGGGCATCAGGTTTTCGATGCCAGCTATCGGATGCTGTTCAACTCGTACTACCAGCAGGTGGGGGCACGCCATCCGCGAGCCCAACGGGGTTTGCTGACCAGACCTGCTCTGACGCAGGTCATGGCCTATCGCGCTGCGGTGGATGAGCAGATGCTGGCGCTGATGGCGGCCATGAAAGAGAGAGCGCTGGCGACGCAGCAGGCGGTGGCCCAACTCATTACATTGGGTATGCAGCACGAGCAGCAGCATCAGGAGTTGATGCTCACCGATATCAAGCATTTGCTCTCTTGTCACCCGCTCTGGCCTGCTTATGCGTCAGATGGGGTCGCAGAGGAGAATTCCGTGCAGGCCTATGCCGATCTCACATGGCTGCCACTTGAGGCGGGCATCTACAGCATAGGTCATGGCGGCGGCAGCTTTGCGTTTGACAATGAAATGCCCAGGCACAGCGTCTATGTGCAAGCTGCGCAGATTGCATCGAGGCCCGTGAACAATGGCGAGTTTCTGCGCTTTGTGCTGGATGGCGGCTACAGTCAGCCTCAATGGTGGCTGGCCGAAGGCTGGGACTGGTGCCAGGCCCAGCAACTGGGCCACCCCTGGTACTGGAGGCAAGCTGAAGATGGTGCGGGAGATACGGGCTGGCAGGAGTTCAGCCTGTATGGCGTGACGGCTCTGCATGCGCTCAGGCCTGCCTGCCATATCTCCTATTTCGAGGCTGATGCCTATGCGCGCTGGGACGGCGCGCGCCTGCCGACGGAGATGGAGTGGGAGGTGGCAATGGGTGCGCATGACTGGCCTGTGTCCTCGTCAGTGGGTCATGCCAGCCTGCATCCTGAAGTCTCAGGCGCTCATCATGGGGTGGCAACAGGCCAGGTCTGGGAGTGGACGCATTCGTCCTATGCCGCCTACCCGGGCTTTCGCGTGGCCGAGGGTGCCGTGGGTGAGTACAACGGGAAATTCATGGTCAACCAGTATGTGCTGCGCGGAGGCTCCTGCCTCACGCCTGCCGGCCATGCGCGGCTGACCTATCGCAACTTCTTTCCGGCAACGGCTCGCTGGCAGATGACGGGGCTGCGCCTGGCGCGCGATGTCTGA
- a CDS encoding O-acetylhomoserine aminocarboxypropyltransferase/cysteine synthase family protein — protein MRIETLAVHAGYSPDPTTKAVAVPIYQTVAYAFDSAQHGADLFDLKVPGNIYTRIMNPTTDVLEKRVAALEGGIAALAVASGMAAITAAIQTLAETGDNIVSASTLYGGTYNLFAHTFPQQGIEVRFADPRDPASFGKLIDAKTKAVFIESIGNPLGNVTDIRALADVAHRHGVPLIVDNTVPSPYLLRPFEHGADIVVHSLTKYLGGHGTSVGGAIVDSGKFPWTEHKARFKRLNEPDVSYHGVVYTEALGPAAFIGRARVVPLRNMGAAISPQNAFQILQGIETLALRMDRICENTQKIAETLQKHPKVEWVRYAGLKDHPDHAIVQKQSGGRASGILSFSLRGSEGRAAGARFLDALQLFTRLVNIGDAKSLATHPASTTHRQLDADELAKAGVTEGMVRLSVGIEHIDDLLADLTQALEQV, from the coding sequence ATGCGCATAGAGACACTCGCCGTACATGCCGGCTATTCCCCCGACCCCACCACCAAGGCCGTGGCCGTACCCATCTACCAGACGGTGGCCTACGCGTTTGACAGCGCCCAGCATGGCGCCGATCTGTTTGATCTGAAGGTCCCGGGCAATATCTACACGCGCATCATGAATCCCACCACCGACGTGCTGGAAAAGCGCGTCGCGGCGCTCGAAGGCGGCATTGCCGCACTGGCCGTGGCATCAGGCATGGCTGCCATCACCGCCGCCATCCAGACCCTGGCCGAAACGGGTGACAACATCGTGTCGGCCAGCACACTCTACGGCGGCACCTACAACCTGTTTGCCCACACCTTCCCGCAGCAAGGCATCGAGGTGCGCTTTGCCGATCCACGCGACCCAGCCAGCTTCGGCAAGCTGATCGACGCCAAGACCAAGGCGGTATTCATCGAGTCCATCGGCAACCCATTGGGCAATGTGACCGATATCCGCGCTCTGGCCGATGTGGCCCACCGGCACGGCGTGCCGCTGATCGTCGACAACACCGTTCCCTCTCCCTATCTGCTGCGCCCGTTCGAGCATGGCGCCGACATCGTCGTGCATTCGCTGACCAAATACCTGGGCGGCCACGGCACCAGCGTGGGCGGGGCGATCGTGGACAGCGGCAAGTTCCCCTGGACGGAGCACAAGGCCCGCTTCAAGCGCCTGAACGAACCCGACGTCAGCTACCACGGCGTTGTCTATACCGAGGCCCTTGGCCCCGCCGCATTCATTGGCCGCGCCCGCGTCGTGCCGCTGCGCAACATGGGCGCTGCCATCTCGCCGCAGAACGCCTTCCAGATTCTGCAAGGCATCGAAACCCTGGCCCTGCGCATGGACCGCATCTGCGAAAACACACAGAAGATTGCAGAAACGCTGCAAAAACACCCCAAGGTGGAATGGGTGCGCTATGCAGGCCTGAAAGACCACCCCGACCATGCCATCGTGCAAAAACAGTCTGGAGGCCGTGCATCGGGCATTCTGTCGTTCAGCCTCAGGGGCAGCGAAGGCCGTGCCGCCGGAGCACGCTTCCTGGACGCCTTGCAGCTGTTCACGCGCCTGGTCAATATCGGCGATGCCAAGTCGCTGGCCACCCACCCTGCCTCCACCACGCATCGCCAGTTGGACGCCGACGAGCTGGCCAAGGCCGGCGTCACCGAAGGCATGGTGCGCCTGTCCGTGGGCATCGAACATATTGACGATCTGCTGGCCGACCTGACCCAGGCGTTGGAACAGGTCTGA